One stretch of Comamonas testosteroni DNA includes these proteins:
- a CDS encoding phosphoribosyltransferase, with product MLTEDGKHLYVSYDEYHGLIEKLAIKIHQSGWEFDTILCLARGGLRPGDILSRIFDKPLAIMSTSSYRAEAGTVQGHLDIGRFIATPKGDISGRVLLVDDLADSGATLKAVIAMLKTNYAPITELRSAVIWTKGVSTFEPDYSVDFLATNPWIHQPFEGYDTLNPEKLAEKWKV from the coding sequence ATGCTGACAGAAGACGGTAAGCACCTGTATGTGAGCTACGACGAGTACCACGGTCTCATCGAAAAGCTCGCCATCAAGATCCACCAGTCCGGCTGGGAATTCGACACCATCCTGTGCCTGGCACGCGGTGGTCTGCGTCCCGGCGACATCCTGAGCCGCATTTTCGACAAGCCTCTGGCCATCATGTCCACCAGCTCCTACCGCGCCGAAGCCGGCACGGTGCAGGGCCATCTGGACATCGGCCGCTTCATCGCCACGCCCAAGGGCGATATTTCCGGCCGCGTGCTGCTGGTGGACGATCTGGCTGATTCGGGCGCCACGCTCAAGGCCGTGATCGCCATGCTCAAGACCAACTACGCACCGATCACCGAGCTGCGCAGTGCCGTGATCTGGACCAAGGGCGTGTCGACCTTCGAGCCTGACTATTCGGTGGACTTCCTGGCCACCAACCCCTGGATTCACCAGCCTTTCGAAGGCTATGACACGCTGAATCCTGAAAAGCTTGCGGAGAAGTGGAAGGTCTGA
- a CDS encoding adenylosuccinate synthase: MNTSKGRNVVVVGTQWGDEGKGKLVDWLTESANGVVRFQGGHNAGHTLVINGVKTALHLIPSGIMRPGVKCYIGNGVVLSVGKLFEEIEGLEKAGVQVRERLRVSEACPLILPFHQALDVAREAAREKGGVQKIGTTGKGIGPSYEDKIARRALRVQDLKHPERFAAKLRELLSLHNHILVNVLGSKNFDFGAGLAPYMKEGEVQFDAVYEEAMRHAELLKPMIADVSRELNAVHAEGGNLLFEGAQGTLLDVDHGTYPYVTSSNCVAGNAAAGAGVGPGLLHYILGITKAYCTRVGGGPFPTELEWEKEGTPGWVMSTVGAEKGVTTGRSRRCGWFDAALLKRSAQINGLSGLCITKLDVLDGIEELQLCVGYELDGEKIDLLPLGADDIERCKPIYESIPGWTDSTVGVTEYDKLPVNARRYLDRIAEVTGVPIAMVSTSPDRDHTILMHNPYSAA, encoded by the coding sequence ATGAATACATCCAAAGGTCGCAATGTGGTCGTCGTCGGCACCCAGTGGGGTGATGAGGGCAAGGGCAAGCTGGTCGACTGGCTGACCGAGAGCGCCAACGGCGTCGTGCGTTTCCAGGGCGGTCACAACGCCGGTCACACACTGGTCATCAACGGCGTGAAGACGGCTCTGCACCTGATTCCCAGCGGCATCATGCGTCCCGGCGTGAAGTGCTACATCGGCAACGGTGTGGTGCTCTCCGTGGGCAAGCTGTTTGAAGAAATCGAAGGTCTGGAAAAGGCCGGCGTGCAAGTGCGTGAGCGCCTGCGCGTGTCCGAAGCCTGCCCGCTGATCCTGCCTTTCCACCAGGCTCTGGACGTGGCCCGTGAAGCGGCCCGTGAAAAGGGTGGCGTGCAGAAGATCGGTACCACCGGCAAGGGCATCGGCCCCTCCTACGAAGACAAGATCGCCCGCCGCGCGCTGCGCGTGCAGGACCTGAAGCACCCCGAGCGCTTCGCCGCCAAGCTGCGCGAGCTGCTGAGCCTGCACAACCACATTCTGGTGAATGTGCTGGGTTCCAAGAACTTCGACTTCGGTGCCGGCCTGGCTCCCTATATGAAGGAAGGCGAAGTTCAGTTCGACGCCGTGTACGAAGAAGCCATGCGTCATGCCGAGCTGCTCAAGCCCATGATTGCCGACGTGTCGCGCGAGCTCAATGCTGTGCACGCCGAAGGCGGCAACCTGCTGTTCGAAGGCGCGCAAGGCACGCTGCTGGACGTGGATCACGGCACCTATCCCTATGTCACATCGTCCAACTGCGTGGCTGGCAATGCCGCCGCAGGCGCTGGCGTGGGCCCGGGTCTGCTGCACTACATCCTGGGCATCACCAAGGCTTACTGCACCCGTGTGGGCGGTGGTCCCTTCCCTACCGAGCTGGAATGGGAAAAGGAAGGCACTCCCGGCTGGGTCATGTCCACCGTGGGCGCTGAGAAGGGCGTGACCACCGGCCGCTCGCGCCGCTGCGGCTGGTTCGATGCTGCGCTGCTCAAGCGTTCGGCCCAGATCAACGGTCTGTCCGGTCTGTGCATCACCAAGCTGGACGTGCTGGACGGCATCGAAGAACTGCAACTGTGCGTGGGCTACGAGCTGGACGGCGAGAAGATCGACCTGCTGCCTCTGGGTGCGGACGATATCGAGCGCTGCAAGCCCATCTACGAATCCATCCCCGGCTGGACAGACTCCACCGTGGGTGTGACCGAGTACGACAAGCTGCCCGTGAATGCTCGCCGTTATCTGGACCGTATCGCCGAAGTGACCGGTGTGCCCATTGCGATGGTATCCACCAGCCCCGACCGCGACCACACCATCCTGATGCACAACCCGTACAGCGCCGCCTGA
- a CDS encoding ATP phosphoribosyltransferase regulatory subunit has product MSAWVLPDHIADVLPSEARHIEELRRGLLDTARSYGYELVMPPMLEYLESLLTGTGEALALQTSKLIDQLSGRTMGLRADMTQQVARIDAHLLNRKGITRLCYCGPVVHARPERPRATREPLQFGAEIYGHEGLEADLEALHLALDCLKGAGVKDVIVDLADVRIVRSLLAGVMVDVQVLRGVHAALASKDATELAQLTRDFPEASREGLMALLQLYGGMEVLDQAEKRLERTAGVRNVLSHLRWLVQHLDGVKVSFDLADLRGYSYYSGTRFAIYVPGGSDALVRGGRYDEVGAVFGRNRPAAGFSLDIKQLVAVVPERPLKAAIRAPWGDDAQVAAAIAALRQQGETVVCVLPGHESEVDEFHCDRELANVGGQWVVQAIQGI; this is encoded by the coding sequence ATGTCTGCTTGGGTCCTGCCGGATCACATTGCCGATGTTTTGCCCTCCGAGGCACGGCACATCGAAGAATTGCGTCGAGGATTGCTCGATACTGCGCGCAGCTATGGCTATGAGCTTGTCATGCCACCCATGCTGGAGTATCTGGAGTCCTTGCTGACGGGTACAGGCGAAGCTCTTGCCCTTCAAACCTCCAAACTGATTGACCAGCTCTCCGGTCGCACCATGGGCCTGCGTGCAGACATGACGCAGCAGGTGGCACGCATTGATGCACATTTGCTCAATCGCAAGGGCATAACCCGTCTGTGCTACTGCGGTCCTGTCGTTCATGCGCGCCCCGAGCGTCCGCGTGCCACGCGTGAGCCGCTCCAGTTCGGTGCAGAAATCTACGGCCATGAAGGCCTGGAAGCCGATCTCGAAGCCCTGCATCTGGCTCTCGACTGCCTCAAGGGAGCGGGCGTCAAGGACGTCATCGTGGATCTGGCCGATGTACGCATCGTGCGCAGCCTGCTGGCCGGCGTGATGGTGGACGTGCAGGTGCTGCGCGGCGTGCATGCGGCCCTGGCCTCCAAGGATGCAACCGAGCTGGCTCAGCTGACCCGCGATTTCCCCGAAGCCTCGCGTGAGGGCCTGATGGCGCTGCTGCAGTTGTACGGCGGGATGGAAGTGCTCGACCAGGCTGAAAAGCGGCTGGAGCGCACTGCAGGCGTGCGCAATGTGCTGTCACATTTGCGCTGGCTGGTGCAGCATCTGGATGGCGTCAAGGTCAGCTTCGACCTGGCCGATCTGCGTGGCTACTCCTACTACAGCGGCACGCGCTTTGCGATCTATGTGCCTGGCGGCAGCGATGCCCTGGTGCGCGGTGGCCGTTACGACGAAGTCGGTGCAGTGTTCGGGCGCAATCGTCCAGCTGCCGGCTTCAGTCTCGATATCAAACAACTGGTGGCTGTCGTGCCCGAGCGTCCGCTCAAGGCTGCCATTCGCGCCCCCTGGGGTGATGACGCGCAAGTGGCTGCCGCCATTGCCGCATTGCGCCAGCAGGGCGAGACGGTGGTCTGCGTGCTGCCAGGGCATGAAAGCGAAGTGGATGAGTTCCACTGCGACCGTGAGCTTGCCAATGTCGGCGGGCAATGGGTCGTGCAAGCCATTCAAGGCATTTGA